ggtttttcgcgcactcacgcgcgtagctgcgttttgtaaattcacgcacagcggctctcatcgagttccattttcaaatatacacgtcacgtccattcaaaatcacgcgcggcagtGCGGGATTCAGGGTACCATAccatgcgtctcgccccgcacctacgcgcgggggtgcgtgtttctccgcgtgtatgcgcgtgatctgcatgaacgcgcgtggatgcattttcagtgtgttggactatgcgtgttttccatacaaacggagatatttacaagcaacagaaaaaaacgcatccacgcgctacgctgcatcatgcggggcagtgtgataatcgccaaaGCCATTATAGCAAAAGTTCTctcaaataataccaaaaaataataattcgtcCGGTTCTTTCAATAATTTGATAAAGCTTCTACTGTACTGTACTGTGtatgaaagaaataaataaaattgttacctTTAGCACCGCCTAAAGTAGCGAGGTAGAAAGCTTCCTTCCAGTTCAGAGCGTAGTTGGGACTGCCTTGCATCTCTAAACACATGGAGATGTCCATAGTTCTTCGTATAGCATCCAGTATTGATGCGTTGTCGCCACCGGACACATCTGAAGAAGACCATAGTAGGATGAAAAGGTAATTCGACGTTAAAGTTTATACTTAATGCTTTATGCTCATGAATGGATAAGCTTCTGAGTGTAATTAGTCCAGGATGTAGTATTTTGTAGATGACATATTTTCATTACGATTCCGACAAGAGGGATGGTAAAATTGtgcatttgttttcttttatgtaaGCAGGTAGGTAGTATTTTGAATCATTCTATAATGGCGTAAACAGTTGGTAGtgacaatctatactaatattataaagaggaaaactttgtttgtttggttataatggatatactcaaaaactacatgaccgattttaaatattctttcaccattagaaaggtatatcatctgcgagtaacataggctatattttatcccggtgcgggcagtatctctcacgggacgcaggtgaaaccgcgggaaaacggctagtatttaatatagCAACTTTGttttacagaaacaaaaaatataatttgtacgagatattgattttaaatcagGAATTAGATTATCTACAGGCATAGCAAGCAGACTGAAcctttacaataattaatatttttacctgTCCCCAATCCAACAGTAATGTTAGCATTGATAATTCTTCTAACAGGACAGAGCCCAGACTTGAGCCTTGTATTAGAGGCCGGACAGTGAGCTACGGACACTCCTCTACTCAGCAACAAGGTCAACTCCTCGTCTGTTAGGTGAACTGCATGAGCCATTATACACTGGAACACAGAGGGAAAAGGTGAGTAGgaaattattgttattgctGTTCATAGGAGTACATTGAATTGGCAGTATAGTTTTTTAGATAGGTACCTTAGAAGATCCCTTTGTTGTTGGTCtgcatgtaaaaaataaattggcaaaTAACATTGATATAGACTATAAGTACAAGAATAATACAGGAATCTCAAAACATTGGGTGTCAAGATTTCAAATTGATGGTACTTGTTCAAAATGATTTATCATGAAAAGGCTTTTATAGGGCAACCTACACTCATGCTGCCAGTTTGTTCTTAATTGATGAGAAATGTAAACTTACCTTGTCAGTAAATATACCACTTTCATCATAAACATCTCCATAAGTTCTGCATTTGGGGTTTGTTTGTAATACATATTCTATTTCTGATAGGTTTTCTGATATATGGCTCTGAAAAAGTAAAAtgcaaaaattaataaaatcactAAAGCTCTTTTGTACTGTACCTAATTTAGTAGACAACTTGTAAGAATTAGTACCTGTATCCGGCAATCATATTGTCTAGCTATTTTTGACAAGCCTTCCATTAATTCTTTATCACAACTGACTGCAAATCTTGGGGTCACCACTGGTGCCACTAGTTCATTCTGAAGACAAATgcacatcaaaaatattatttatccgTCCTTTGACAATTCAAATATGGAATCTGAAATATTCGGAAGTTCCTGAAAAGTTTGCAgcctgtttaattttatttattaaacttggCCTTCAATTAAATGAGACCTACATGttactatttataatatttgcaacAAAGATAACAGTACAAGTGAACTGGTTTGATAGGAAGAGACACGAACCTGATAAGAAATAACTGTTTTGATGAATTCTTCGACATCAGCTAACTCTTTCTTGGTCTCATTGTAGTACCCTGCATCATTTTCTTGGTTCATGCTCACTTTACCTATAAGAGCTCTTTGGTGGTGCTTGATGGCACTTTTGACTAGTTCTAATGTTCCTTCTACATGTAGGGAACCAAAATAGCAGGCAGTTGTTGTACCGTTGGTTAGTAACCGTTGCTGAAATAgatgtaaaaagtattttaaaattttcttgtTTTATCATTAACTTAgaagtgaatattttttatttaccacataCATTCAATGTGAGTTACACACATATAGTAAAAACTTGATTTGGGCTATTAATTCAATTATGTATCTAGGCTGTAGTATAAGTTGCTATCCAATCCATTAGCAGTAATGAAGCTTGTGCCTTCAGGCCTTTGCCCTCTATTAAGGATAATTAATAGGCTGATACTGTTAACAGCTACAGATTAAAAGGTAAATTGTTATAAAGAGTTAGTATATGATGCAATTTAATTGTCAAGTTACTCACCACTACCTGGTCGTAGACCTTAGCAGCAAACTCTGTGTCACTATACTTTTTCTCCAGAGGGAATGTGTATTTCGCTAGCCATTCTAATAGCGGTCTATCTAAACCTAGGCCGATATTAGGAAACTGAGGAGCATGGGTGTGGCAGTCTACGAACCCAGGTATGATAAATTGGTTCCGGCTTAATTTCATTACTTTATAGCTTGAGAATTCTCCAGCTTTCTCAGATTTGACAAACTCATCTGTAGAACCTTTTTTGACAATCtgtgaaatgtttttaaaattagaacagTTTAAAAACTTACAATTATTAGCgattcatctatacatataataaatctgtaaaaaaactgtgtctgtacattgaatatattaaaaaaataataattgggtggggtttagaaacagtaatggagcacaaatccaaaaaaaaaattatgtctgtttgtctgtatgtctgtatgtctgtatgtctgtttgtttgtacacgctaatcttccgaactactgaacggatttcaatgattttttctttgttgtatcagtattaggcctggtcaacatataggctataatttatcttcgaaacttgaagacctgatgcagaactccaacagaccaataaaactataaaagatacaaatatggtgccgtggcaaaaattgtttcatttgatgagcattttcagctgagataataaattttaagatctggaacacctgatgtggaaccccaagagcccagtttttctgtaccatatacaggtatgacgttttagcaaaagttgttcaatttgataagcactttctattgatttatacaaattgaagatctaaaacacctgatgtggaactccaggggcccagtaagactatagcatatagaggtataacgttttagcaaaagtggttcaatctgataagcactctctattgacgtataaacatcgaagatctggaacacctgatgtggaacttcaagagcaatactacacttgaaatgtatagaaatgaatgttatgaaataggtatggtgaatcaaaaaagtccgtcttttagataaccctaaaataatggacacgtattttttcttttctccttctcactaacaaataataaggaagatataacacgcttgaattttgtgttaagtcactgcttagtacaaattacatacctagacgtggcgtcacgagcccctcTGTCACGAgtcactctccgaatttgttgcgttatatatatctcattattattttgtatgtctcttccagacctcgggactgcagagttccgaattttcgggaggaaaacgtggggccgaagccaacacgctgaagcccttttgagacaactttaatgaaatggtgacacaaaaccgacgattatccctttatacactatagaaatgaacccaaggacaatccccggtgggcgtcgttaaaaagaaaaaacaatccccggttctgtgttataccattgctaactgtgaatgaatactacttgggcctattgtgatgggatgctattggactaggaatggggaaactacgggaactatggcacctgccgatgacaatgtattagatacatgtaaaaatggcaggtggagactcgccagctcacttactgggcccccgggaatcagtcactgaatagcaacaagagggcaacaagaagtgtgaggatacctcggcggattttaaacgcagattacgcgctccctgtgggtcacttaccacgaggcacctatcctccgagcagggctactaaccctgctctagcgactccactctgtcAGTCTgacggtcaagccaagccagagggttgagacctacccccgtcatggttcactccgaccggccggagatgggggacagtatactctccctggagaactcagtatatatgccccgcggggtcgctactccccgtcatcagcctcagatgtcctgcggagcttatatctcattattattgtcgttattatctcaagagcctttgtcccaattatgttagggtcgacttccagtcacgatgcaactgagtaccagtgttttacaaggagcgactgcctatctgacctccacaacccggttaaccgctcaacccaacaccccttggtaaaactggttagacttactggcttctgactactcataacgactgccaagaatgttcaatgacaacccacagtttaacatcccctccaaataacggtcattggtatccaaaatatacgtagaaagtacatacgaacttagaaaaattgcattggcaggtacttgccagatctggaatcaaagacgcacgctcatacttgagagattggttctctacccactaaaccaccacgacttccactaagtcatcacgactttgtcatctcagtaacatttaatgtttttttacgtaataatacgtgtaatatttttgccacacacaacttaaatgcggactaattagaatcactacttttatttatcgctatggtcacgtctattgcggttcagttcttggcgttttgtttagtctgctttgcttttgccgttgaagtacaaaaattaaatatatggaacgtttctaatggctatgcgtattccgttgttttcaagccaacgggcccttaaattcaatatcagacgattcagatctttgattttgctgaccccgtagtcgctggcataagggacaggatccgcgtacgaagtcgcgggcagaagctagtttgttaatattatagtattaaTTTGTGGATTATAGAGTAAGTAAGTTATGTGCTCAGTATTTACCTTTCCATGTTGAACTGCAATGTATCCGGAGTTTATATCAAGTTTGTTTAGAGAACTCGAACTAGCGATTATTCCGACAAACACAATGTTTTTACTCGTCATTTTTGGTACGTATGTTCACCCAACGTCGCgattattaatgaaataatatgaaTAGCACAAAATTACGCAATAAATGCCGTGTTATTGAGAGATAAAGTTCTACTAAAACTTTGTTATCAGTTTTGTTTGTTATCAACTTTTTATCACCGATGACAACACTTGACAACAGTGTTAAGTTTTTAACGCTTTTAGTTAACTTGGAACTCTCGTCTTTtaagatcttttttttttggcacTGTCTTCTTAACGGTTCCACctgcgtcctgtgggaactactttaGGCACCCAgtggtttttttaaataaaaaaatgagtaCTGACTAGGTGCAGAAAAAgagaagttaagttttaaaatacttatattattttattcgtataaaACATTATGCTTAATTACTGTTTTACATTCCAAAGGTTTGAATTGATTCCATGGGAGAAACGGGTACATACGCATGAGGTCACGTTTCAGAGAATAGGatacataatattgaattgaattttgatTTATGTGAACGTAAACTTGAAACTAGTTAAATTTTATCGTCTTGTGGTACTGATTCTATACATGATTTGGTGCCAAGAATTTTGTGCGTACTCTGTACCCTCCCGCCAATGCACGAATCGTCCTGTGCGCGCATTTTGTATCCAGAACACTGAGTTTGTATTCGTTGCGCGAACCATGGCTTCTTCGAGGCGGTTGTGCATCTTCTTTGCTTCTTCTGAAGCCTGCAAATATGGATTAGAAATGacgaaattatataaattatcaatttatcCCACTTGTAATGAAAGTGCTACACACAACTAAGCACAACATTTTACAGACCTAAATTGCAGAACTAAATTCACACACTATAAAAGAAAGCTATTATACTACTACTATCTTTTATTAAACGCCTTCCTCgcttctaactattttgctgtgcccatcagggtccataattgtgactatcattttatattttccaccgaatggttatggaatgcaataaacgatGTGATATGATactatttcataaattatttcagaCAAAGTTGCAAAGTTTCATACTTGATTAAAGATGACGGTGGCAGCTGCATGTCGGCCAGATAACATTGACGAGTTGGCTCTCAGTAGGCACCAGCGAGGGTACAAGGCTCGCAACTGACGAGCGTCGTTTTCCAACCGAGCTAGTTCTCTGTCCGCTATCGAACGTAATTCCATCAGATCCACCACCTAATGAAAATCAaaagttattataatttcaCTTTTTGGATATGTATCTCATAGCATTACTTTCTCATAACGGAGTCTTGGATACCTTTCGCAAATCGTCCATCTTTCTTGCCAAACTTTCAAGCATCCCTTCAGCTAGTCTCATTGAACTCAAAAGTGTGGACATCGACCCATCATCTTGATGCGATGCCCAGCTTAAAGCCTCAGACTCGAAACGTTTCGCCTTCCTTTCTGAATCCGCTCTTAGCCAATAGGTCCACAGTCCTACAACCAGTCGGCGCCGACTAGGCCCTGCTGATTTACCTCTACTAATTGCATATTCAGCAAATCGACTTATCTCCTGTGGTGATTCAAGTTGAAATCCTGCATCTAGTATCATATCCATACACAGAGCATAATACCATGTTTCAGAGTCATATGACATATGATCTTGTTGATTAGCACGTAGGGCAAATTGCAAGATGTCGATAGCTTCTGTAATTCGCCGACGGGTAAGAAGGATATAGAATAAGTCTGGTATTAGGTCCAAAGATACATCTTCAGCTTGCAAGAACCGACTAACAGCTAATGCACGGAAGCCAGAGCGGATAGTTGGCGCCAATTCACCTCTGGCCATCCGAGCTCGAAAGGTTGCCATAAAAAGTTTTCCAACGGCAAAAAGTTCATCAGCCTGAATTGGGTTTGCAAATGATTTCAAAGAGTGGGCTGCCATTTGTTCTATTTCTGCAGTAGCTTCTGGTGTGCCGCGGTCCAATTCTACTTGTATAGCGTTACAATACGTGTCGCATGTATTCACTACGGAACACTCAAAATTTTGTACTATGTTTAGGGCACGGATAGCCGTCATCCTTGTAACTCTTTCATCTCCCAGCATGGAGTATAATAAAGTGGCTGTGTTCAAACAGAACACTGAGTCTGACTTTAGTATTGCTTTGTGTAAACGATGTTTTTGcctttgaaatttgaaaacctttgtgatatttttcaattttaaatattcaggGACCTTATGTAAATTGATGTTATAAAGTTGTGTTGCATGATCCGTTTCAATTTTAGCTGCAGATAGATTTCCCATTACGAGGCACGCGGAAGCTCTTAGTGAATAAATTTTTCCTAAATATCGCTTTTTTTCGAAACTATCTAAGTGGCTAACTGAGTAACACATCCCTTCGGCTTCATCGAGCTTGGCAAATACATTTTCAACATTATTGCTCAGGATGCACAAATAAGAGTACTTAATCAGGAATTCGATAGCTTTTGATTTTAAATCCGCACGTTGTGCGTGGTGGACAACTTGTTCACTAATAGTTATATTTAACTCCGCACAGGTACATCTGGCAAAATTTGTTGCTGATACACCTTTTTCAATATTGACGGTAAAAGTTTTTTtcgatttgtcatttttaatttCTTCGAAAACTTCTTGACTATCAACAATACCAAGGTTCTGCCAGTCACTAGGAGTATCGGCTTCGGTGACCTCACGAAGCATATCGAAAATCTTAAATTTTATAACGTCTTCAGAACTAGTTTCGTTATTAAAAATGTGTGTCATAGTaacttttttaattgatttttggtTGCTTTGAGCCGTGCTTGTTATATCCATACTGCCTCTTGCTTTCAAAATAGGTGTTACTTGAGATTGCCTCATATCAAATTGTGTGCTTTCTTTTGAAATGCTAGGTAGCTTTATTTCACTAGGTGATTTGATTGTTAGTAATGATTCTTTTACAACATTTGTTTCCGATTTAGCTTGATATAAATTAATAGAGCTCTGTTGTTTAGAAGTAACTTCTTCATCTTCTTGCGACTCTTCATCTGAACTTTTGTCTCTGCCTATGGTAGTAACTGATGAATCACTTGAGGGACTAATTACTGGTTCTTCTCCATGTAAACTTAATAATGATTGAACTACCATAACAGTCCCACCACAGTCTGTGcacttttgtttattattttctaagtaattgaCAATCCGTGTGTGAAATTCCTTTTTTTGATTAATTGGTAACAGTTCGTAACATGTTTTTCTCGAGTTTTTGCTTCTGAATCgcattaatttacaaaatgcaTACTTAGGTAGATCGTGAACGTTTTCTGAGTCGTATTCGAAACTACATTCACAAACAAGATTGGGATTATAGGATGAGTTGCTGGGAAATATAGATGAAGTAGAAGTGCCTCTGCGACCATATTTATACATAGAGTCCGCGTTTGCACACGATAGGATTCGTAAAGAAAAAAGTCTTTTGATTGCTTTCGCTGTAACTATATCATTATTttcatacatgatattttctaaGAGATCCCTCGGTATGAAGTTACCTATTACTGATGCAATTTTTAAAAGCAGTTGTTGATAAGGCGTCAATGAATCAATTTGTATCATAATTAATGCATCTAAATTGTGGgcatttatatttgtattcagtTCTTGTTCGTCAGTAACTATACATATGCCTATGTCTTCTTTTGCATCATTTTGTATGAGTCTGTCAAGGTCATCTTGATTTTTACCATCCAATGCCTGTGGGTGTAGAAGAGCGGGATCTGGAAATTGTAAGTCTGCTGATTCCCAGTCACTTAGTTCAGTATCTTGTATCCTATTGATTTCAATTGCTCCGgtagaaaataaatgaatgatgAAGCTCTCAACAAGTCCCGGCATACCTTTACATTTATTTCGTAAGGCAACACATAAGTCATTCGAGACAGCGTCTACGTCTAATATTTGGCAAGCTAAAGCAGGGATCCATTCTGGTTCCAAAGGTCCTAAACATATTTTCCTaacactattatttataaatacactatAGAGCCAATTGTGTACAGCACTAAATTTTCCACGTGATACGGATATGAccagaaatattttcattgagCTGAACATCAATGATATGTATTCCCAggaaaatgaatccaaattttGTAAATCGTCTAAAAATATGACAATCGTTTCTGGTATCGCATTAATTAATTTCTGAAACATGAATTTAGCCTTTTCTTTTCGCTTAGCTTCATCTAATGAATGAGCTCCTTCGTAATAAGCGAAACGtactttaattacattattcaaAAAGCATAGGTCATCAGAgtagatttttaataattgcactattttttcttcttttgcaAAGGCCTCTAGAGGTTCTTCAAGCTCAAGTATTTGATTAATAATCTGGCTCAAAGCTAAATAGGCAGTTGCAGAATGTATGGAAGTTAAGGTTAACGAACATACACGAAATCCATTATTTTTGGCACGGCGCGCCATCCATTCTAGCAATCTACTTTTTCCGATTCGTGATTCACCTACCATTAGGAGAGCATCAAAACTTCTATAAGTTGACTTACTATCTTCCAGCCAGCtgtcaaaatattcaatttcatCACCACGATTAAGAAGTGGGGGAATCATTGGTATATCGTACATCTCTTTAACTCTAATATCTTCCGagtattcatatatttttccaGGTTTGACAATACCTTTTAATTCAATAGTAGGTTGAAGTGTAAACCCGTTTTTGGACATTTTACTTTTGACAAAAGTTGTTTCATCACAAGTGATTTTATTTCGGAATCCACACATAAGCCGTGCTGCCTTGTTGACAATAGCACCAATTACTGTAAATTCTCTGCGAAGAGGATGACCTACCACGCCACAATATACTTGACCAGTCGTCACACCAATTGACACTTCTAAAACTCCATCCAGTGCAGATACGGATTTTTTTATACTGTAGGCACACTTCAATGCGGCCTGAGCTTCAGATTCGTGTTTGAAGCCCCGTAATCCGAAAACGACCAAAATCATGACGTCTTTATCaaaaagaattattttattaacgcATCCCATTGATTTGTATACTATTTCACAGGTTATCTGATAAGAATTGTTAACAATTGTTATTAATTGGGTAAATGAACATTCTCTTGGCTTAAGagtcacaaataaaattgaaacttGACGCATTTCAGTCAGGTATTCCAGTGGTTGATGTGCATCAACTTGAGTCAGAACCGGTCTGATCATAAATCTGCGAATTTCAGatcctatatttttttcttcagcgACCAAAATTGCTTTACGTAAGTTAAGTGCTTCGCTTTTCCTTAAAGCATCGGCAACGTTAGAACTTTTCGATGAGTCTAATATGAAATCAGGCAGACTCTCTATTGCACTGAACGGCTTTTTGCTTTGCCTGACCAAATTTCCAAAGCCAGCGAATGGTTTTGTGACGTTGCTTTCATGAGGATCATAAAGAATAGACTTTATTGTTACATATCCGTTGTCATGAATAATGTGATCATAATTTCTGGAGTAGCAATGCCCCCATGCGGTGGGGGTCAATTTTACTTCCCCCGAAGCACAGAGACTTTCAGCAGCTTTAGCTTCGATTACAGGTAAGCCAAAAATAATGTAGCTCATGTCTATTCCAGTTCCTACAGGTGCAAATATAAGATTGCCAGCAGATATGGCAAGTTTTacttttaagttaactttaacaTCAGTTTCATACACCGCGTAGGAATGTTGTATAATTAGAGCACAAGCTATAACTGTGTGAATGGTGTGACATAAAAATGAACGTTTATCAGTTTTCCAAAGCGCTAAGAAAGCGTCTCCAGcgaattttatgatgtcacCACCGTGTCCATAGATGAGCTCGATGAGTGCGCCAAGGTACGTGTTCAGAGTTACAGTTAGTCTGTAGGTGCCGCCTTTGCCAGTGTTATTATATCTTTCCGAGAGAGCTGTATAGCCTGAAACATCGGCCATGAGGAGAACGCCAACAAATCTTTTCGTATCTGTTGAATcgaatctgaaaaaaaaagtttgttttaaaataggtactaaTGTACCTATTAAGATCATCAGATTTGACCACTTTAAATGTAGGTATCAGAAATATATAACAGAAAATGATCCTGAAAAGTTTAACCCTACACAAATTTTTCTCAATTACACTATATGTATACTTTACTTGTCTATTAAGAGTATTTCATCAGGAACCAAAGTCGATAGGATAAGAGTCTGTTTCTTAGTCAGTTGCACTTCAATGTCTTGGTCAACTTTGTCAGCATCGCTCTTTCTCTCGAATAGTTCCTCGACCCAGTTTTTAACATCTTTGTATTTCGGTTCATATTCATCCAATTCTTCATCGAATATATCCTGACCTCGACGTGACATCCTCCGACTGTAGGTTCTCCATTTTTCAGTGCTCGCCATAACACTTGTGGAGTTTCTCCTGGCACCTCTTTTGTTCTTGaggaaattcattttatttttttgttttggtacgGAATGAACGTGAATTTTGAGCGGGGTCCGGATGATTTGTAACAGTCACTTAACACTTAACCTAGTGTCATCAGCAATCTAGTAGGCCACCCTGTAGAATAATATTTGTAATCGTATCTTTccgaaaacataaaatatctcTACAGCGCATGGGACCATTGATTGAGATTTTTGACACATAGTTTACTTATGTCATGTTATATGACTATGGACGTATTTATCTCGTGTTTATGACGTTGTTTAAAACTTCATAGTGTTGTGTTTAGAACTCTTTGTTAGAAAACCTGACTTCTTCCTGTTGTTATAAAAACTTCGGGAGACGCGGACTACGATTACAAGAGCAGTTGGTGTACGCTGATTGCCCCGTCTAATTGTTCGTGTTAATCCTTCACAATAATGTTTTTCTATCTAAATACAAATCATCATTTACGTTTAAAACTACCAATGGTGAATGATTACGTAGGTACCGTAGTACGTGCGTATAAATAAAAGCTGCCcattgtttacaaaatattccATCACTTAACAGTTATGATTTTATCATAACTTTCCATTACAATTCTGATTACTCGTTCAATATGAACACAAtatctataattataataaaatgtcaATACAAGTAGATACCCAGTTGATTATTTACATGTCTTTGACCCACAGCAATATTACATAGGCCGACACCCATTGCAAACAATTAGAGTTCTtaattacctacaataaatattgatagtaCGAAGAGTAAACTAATTTGACCTTTGTGCAATAAAATATGACTGAACAATGTAAATTGTTTGTTGTGTTGAATGCATTGTGCGTCTGGCCCGTGCCAGTACGGCATTCTCTATTGGCCTGCGCACACGCAAGTGTGGGCCAAGTGATCGTGTAGCGATGGAGCCGAACGGTACATcgtttttagataaagtgcTCAGTTTAGTCAAAGAAGAAAGGGCTGACAGTGTTCCGCTACTAAGATTCAAACACCCGAAGGAATTGGAGGTACTTGTCAATTGTTTTGTCGTTCTAATACGGTATTTTCTTG
The window above is part of the Helicoverpa zea isolate HzStark_Cry1AcR chromosome 21, ilHelZeax1.1, whole genome shotgun sequence genome. Proteins encoded here:
- the LOC124640605 gene encoding guanine deaminase isoform X1 yields the protein MTSKNIVFVGIIASSSSLNKLDINSGYIAVQHGKIVKKGSTDEFVKSEKAGEFSSYKVMKLSRNQFIIPGFVDCHTHAPQFPNIGLGLDRPLLEWLAKYTFPLEKKYSDTEFAAKVYDQVVQRLLTNGTTTACYFGSLHVEGTLELVKSAIKHHQRALIGKVSMNQENDAGYYNETKKELADVEEFIKTVISYQNELVAPVVTPRFAVSCDKELMEGLSKIARQYDCRIQSHISENLSEIEYVLQTNPKCRTYGDVYDESGIFTDKCIMAHAVHLTDEELTLLLSRGVSVAHCPASNTRLKSGLCPVRRIINANITVGLGTDVSGGDNASILDAIRRTMDISMCLEMQGSPNYALNWKEAFYLATLGGAKALNLDHKVGNFDVGKDFDALLVDVYLKGSQIDEYEGALPTTSEEYVVDLLQKFIFLGDDRNIVQVYVKGELVKNLL
- the LOC124640605 gene encoding guanine deaminase isoform X2 encodes the protein MTSKNIVFVGIIASSSSLNKLDINSGYIAVQHGKIVKKGSTDEFVKSEKAGEFSSYKVMKLSRNQFIIPGFVDCHTHAPQFPNIGLGLDRPLLEWLAKYTFPLEKKYSDTEFAAKVYDQVVQRLLTNGTTTACYFGSLHVEGTLELVKSAIKHHQRALIGKVSMNQENDAGYYNETKKELADVEEFIKTVISYQSHISENLSEIEYVLQTNPKCRTYGDVYDESGIFTDKCIMAHAVHLTDEELTLLLSRGVSVAHCPASNTRLKSGLCPVRRIINANITVGLGTDVSGGDNASILDAIRRTMDISMCLEMQGSPNYALNWKEAFYLATLGGAKALNLDHKVGNFDVGKDFDALLVDVYLKGSQIDEYEGALPTTSEEYVVDLLQKFIFLGDDRNIVQVYVKGELVKNLL
- the LOC124640606 gene encoding adenylate cyclase type 10-like, with product MNFLKNKRGARRNSTSVMASTEKWRTYSRRMSRRGQDIFDEELDEYEPKYKDVKNWVEELFERKSDADKVDQDIEVQLTKKQTLILSTLVPDEILLIDKFDSTDTKRFVGVLLMADVSGYTALSERYNNTGKGGTYRLTVTLNTYLGALIELIYGHGGDIIKFAGDAFLALWKTDKRSFLCHTIHTVIACALIIQHSYAVYETDVKVNLKVKLAISAGNLIFAPVGTGIDMSYIIFGLPVIEAKAAESLCASGEVKLTPTAWGHCYSRNYDHIIHDNGYVTIKSILYDPHESNVTKPFAGFGNLVRQSKKPFSAIESLPDFILDSSKSSNVADALRKSEALNLRKAILVAEEKNIGSEIRRFMIRPVLTQVDAHQPLEYLTEMRQVSILFVTLKPRECSFTQLITIVNNSYQITCEIVYKSMGCVNKIILFDKDVMILVVFGLRGFKHESEAQAALKCAYSIKKSVSALDGVLEVSIGVTTGQVYCGVVGHPLRREFTVIGAIVNKAARLMCGFRNKITCDETTFVKSKMSKNGFTLQPTIELKGIVKPGKIYEYSEDIRVKEMYDIPMIPPLLNRGDEIEYFDSWLEDSKSTYRSFDALLMVGESRIGKSRLLEWMARRAKNNGFRVCSLTLTSIHSATAYLALSQIINQILELEEPLEAFAKEEKIVQLLKIYSDDLCFLNNVIKVRFAYYEGAHSLDEAKRKEKAKFMFQKLINAIPETIVIFLDDLQNLDSFSWEYISLMFSSMKIFLVISVSRGKFSAVHNWLYSVFINNSVRKICLGPLEPEWIPALACQILDVDAVSNDLCVALRNKCKGMPGLVESFIIHLFSTGAIEINRIQDTELSDWESADLQFPDPALLHPQALDGKNQDDLDRLIQNDAKEDIGICIVTDEQELNTNINAHNLDALIMIQIDSLTPYQQLLLKIASVIGNFIPRDLLENIMYENNDIVTAKAIKRLFSLRILSCANADSMYKYGRRGTSTSSIFPSNSSYNPNLVCECSFEYDSENVHDLPKYAFCKLMRFRSKNSRKTCYELLPINQKKEFHTRIVNYLENNKQKCTDCGGTVMVVQSLLSLHGEEPVISPSSDSSVTTIGRDKSSDEESQEDEEVTSKQQSSINLYQAKSETNVVKESLLTIKSPSEIKLPSISKESTQFDMRQSQVTPILKARGSMDITSTAQSNQKSIKKVTMTHIFNNETSSEDVIKFKIFDMLREVTEADTPSDWQNLGIVDSQEVFEEIKNDKSKKTFTVNIEKGVSATNFARCTCAELNITISEQVVHHAQRADLKSKAIEFLIKYSYLCILSNNVENVFAKLDEAEGMCYSVSHLDSFEKKRYLGKIYSLRASACLVMGNLSAAKIETDHATQLYNINLHKVPEYLKLKNITKVFKFQRQKHRLHKAILKSDSVFCLNTATLLYSMLGDERVTRMTAIRALNIVQNFECSVVNTCDTYCNAIQVELDRGTPEATAEIEQMAAHSLKSFANPIQADELFAVGKLFMATFRARMARGELAPTIRSGFRALAVSRFLQAEDVSLDLIPDLFYILLTRRRITEAIDILQFALRANQQDHMSYDSETWYYALCMDMILDAGFQLESPQEISRFAEYAISRGKSAGPSRRRLVVGLWTYWLRADSERKAKRFESEALSWASHQDDGSMSTLLSSMRLAEGMLESLARKMDDLRKVVDLMELRSIADRELARLENDARQLRALYPRWCLLRANSSMLSGRHAAATVIFNQASEEAKKMHNRLEEAMVRATNTNSVFWIQNARTGRFVHWREGTEYAQNSWHQIMYRISTTRR